In Geotalea uraniireducens, one genomic interval encodes:
- a CDS encoding nucleotidyltransferase domain-containing protein yields MPDFGLPDTTLVVIRQILADFPAVEKAILYGSRAKGTYRHGSDIDLALVGDGLDLRVLGQIAVRLEESPIPYQVDLTLWGQIDHVQLREHIDRVGVVFYQRARPDGEECREDGGVE; encoded by the coding sequence ATGCCGGATTTCGGTCTCCCTGACACGACGTTGGTTGTTATCCGGCAGATTCTCGCCGACTTTCCCGCCGTTGAAAAAGCGATTCTGTATGGTTCGCGGGCCAAGGGTACTTACCGGCACGGCTCCGACATCGATCTGGCCCTCGTGGGAGATGGACTCGACCTGCGCGTCCTGGGGCAGATCGCTGTCAGGCTTGAGGAATCGCCGATTCCGTACCAAGTGGACCTGACTCTGTGGGGCCAGATCGACCATGTGCAACTGAGGGAGCATATCGATCGGGTCGGGGTGGTTTTTTACCAGCGGGCAAGACCCGATGGGGAGGAGTGCAGGGAGGACGGCGGGGTGGAGTAA
- a CDS encoding nucleotidyltransferase substrate binding protein: protein MSDDIRWKQRFDNYKRALHQLTLAVLLLEQRPLSDLEQQGIIQGFEFTHELAWNVLKDYLEYEGIQGLMGSRSTVREAFKRGLISDGETWMDMIEKRNLSSHTYNLEVANQLVIAIRDAYHPAFLKLLERLDKEV from the coding sequence ATGTCTGACGACATTCGCTGGAAACAGCGCTTCGACAATTACAAGCGCGCATTGCATCAGCTTACCTTGGCCGTGCTGCTTCTGGAGCAACGTCCGCTCTCCGATCTGGAACAGCAAGGGATCATTCAAGGGTTCGAGTTTACCCACGAACTCGCCTGGAATGTATTGAAGGATTATCTGGAATACGAAGGGATTCAAGGGCTCATGGGCTCCAGAAGCACCGTCCGAGAAGCGTTCAAACGGGGCCTAATCAGCGATGGCGAGACGTGGATGGACATGATTGAGAAACGGAATCTTTCCAGCCATACCTATAATCTCGAGGTGGCAAACCAGCTGGTAATCGCCATTCGCGACGCATACCACCCGGCATTCCTGAAACTGCTGGAGCGGTTGGATAAAGAAGTCTGA